A segment of the Prochlorococcus marinus CUG1416 genome:
ATCAAGGTACTAAAAAGTAAAAAAAAAGTTAAAAGTAATTTATTAAACATTTTTAATTTAAGTTAAATTCATTATTACATAAAAATAAAAATACACTTCAAAAAGTAATCTTAATTCCCTTTAAAAGCTTCACATTCATATAAAAAACTTTCTCAAGGCTAACCTATTTAGAAAAACAGTTTAAAATTTTAATTCCTAATTAATTATTTATAAAACAAATAATATTTTTTCTTATAATAAGATTATGAAAAATATTTTTTTTAGAAATAAAGGTATCAAATCTGTTTTAGACTTTTTGTCTAGATTAGCAATCTCCGCAATATTTATCTCAGCCATACCAGGAAAAATAAATGGTTTTAATAAAACAGTTGAATATATTTCTTCCAAAGGTATTCCTGATCCAATTTCATCTATTCTTCTAGTGGGGGCGATTATATGTCTTATCTTGGGTTCGGGATTTTTTATATTTGGAGAAAATCAAAAAATTGGGTCAGTTTTTTTATTACTTTTTATTATTCCAACAACAATAATTTTTCATGTATTCCCTTTCCATCAAAGAGCAGTGTTTATTAATCTCGGATTGATCGGTGGATTAGTTATTACTGCCTTAAGGGAACCAAAATAAATAGCTTAAATAAATAAACCTAAATATTTTTTTATTTTTTATCTATTAAATTCTGGAAACAATTTGCAATATGAATTAATTCATAAAACTCTTTAATATCATATTTTTTATTAATAATTCCGCTTCGTTCTTCTATTCCTTTAGCTTCATCTTCTTTAAGATCAATTCTTGTCTTTCACTAAGAGAAATACACTTGAATCGTTTTATTAGTTCTTTATTATTCACCAGATCTTTCTTTAATTACGTTTTATGTGAAGATAATATCATTACCGATTCAGACTATAGGTAAGAAATCCAGTAAATGTAAGTAATTTAAATCCAATAAAAAAGACAGATATTTTTTGAGTTTTTTCAACTGTGTAATAATTGGTTTAATAGCTTAAATATTGCTTGCGTTACTAATCTAGTAACTTTGAATATTTTAACGAAATATTTTTAAATTATCTCAGTTAAAATTTGTACAGTTGAAATTGTCGATCTAAACTAAAGACAATAAACCGTTATTCTTATGACTGATAAAGAAAAAATAATTTCATTATTAAATGAGCTTGCCACTCCAGAAGAAATGGGTTCTTTTTTTGTTAAAAATGCGACTTCAGATTTTTTGTTAATCAGACCTAGTGGTAATCCTATAGATGCAGCAGGATTTGAAAAAATGATGACTTCTGGTGATGTCATTCAAGACAAGACAGAAATAACTAAAATACACCGATTCGAATTTTTAAGTGCAAATATAGTAATGTGCATTTTTACTCTTGGTTCAAAATTTAGCTACAAAGGTAAACCTAATGATGATTTACCAACAGTTACTTCTATTTTCAAAAAAGTAGACAACATTTGGAAAATACATTGGATGCAACGATCGACAGGAGATTCAGATTTATCTTTATGGGATTAGCAAAGTTAATAGCCCTATTAATGGTATTACTAATTGTTAGTAGCTCCTTTATTGGTTTAATTATTTATTTTATAAAATGAAACTCTAAAAAAACAATGGAACCCTAATACTTATAGACTATCTTCAAAAACTTTAATTAGTTCTTGTTTTCTAGTGTTATTTATTGTCAGGTAAAAATATAAACTTTAGAAAGATTAACGCCTATATCTAAAGCTAATAAAGCAATTAGTAACTTACTCATTTTTTTGAACTCTCAACTATTTTTCTGTAAAGTTCTTCAGAAATAGGTTGCATAAAGCTGGTAAAATCTGATTACAAATTAATAATATCTAGATAAATTTCTCGTTACAAGATATACGAATAAATAACTTTAAAAATAGGAAAAAACTATTTTAACCATAAGTTTTTCTTATAAAGTATAAATAAATACTGGTTTATAAATAACTTAAATACATGCCAAAACTTTTTAAAAGTTAATTTAATTAGTAGTACCTCTTAAATAAATTTTTTATTAGATATTTAAAATAAATTAGAACTCTTATCTTAAGTAACTAGATCCTCTATAAGTAAGTTTTATTATCTTCTCTTCCTGCTTCTTACAATATACGAATGACTTTCCATTGAAATACATGTTTACCATGATGCAGCTCCTGAGCTTGCTCAAGTCCCCGTCCTATGGCTTGAGTCGTACTGCGGTCTATCTTAAAGGCAGATCGGACGATTTTGTAACATTTGCTACACTCTATTAATAAAGTATTTATACTCAATTGTCAACCCTTAAGTGAAACTAAACTTCAATTCAAACTTGGATTCTTTATTTATCAACACCCTTAAAGTACCATTTTTCGTTTACTTCAAAGAGAGCGCGGGCTAAAGTCCAATACTCAAAGAGGGTTAAGTCCGCTGCCAAAGGTGTTAATCTTTCTTGATGAATATAAATCTATACTGTTTTTCATATAAATATCTTGATTGCTTAATAAATTTGTTTTGTATATCGCTATTACAAAATTTATTAGGTTATTTAGATTAGTTTATAAATTCTCGTGGATAAAGCTTTAGTTAAATTTTTTTAATGGTTACTAATAAAATCAGCCAAATCACATTACGGCGAATCAATGGTATCAGTAGAAGTTCAATCTAATTCGCTCAAAAGTTTTTCTTGATTTTAAAAAATATTTATTTGAAGGTTTTAATATTTAAATTTATTGCCCACTAAAAATCAATCACCTTATTGAAATCAAATTAGTCAATTATATCTATTGCAAATAACTACAAGATTGTTAATCTGGCACATAAAGAAGATAATTAATTTCTTAAACTGATGCAATTTGATCATTTTAAATCCAACCAAGATGATAGCCTCATGTCAATAGAAGATTTAAGGTCTTTACGTCTTCGAAAACAGAAAATTGAAAGTGACAAAAAAGCTAGAAAATATATCCTGGGAATAAATCAAAGATATAGACAAATGAGTGACAACAAAAGTAATAACTTTTTAAAGAATATGAACCCTTTTAAAAAGGCAGCTTAATTTTTAAAAGCAAGTTGGAGATCTTTCATAAATTATAAACAATATAATTTTCCGCATATTTTCGCCAAGATAAATTGTCCTCCATAGAAAAATTTCTTTCGCTAATGTAAATTAAACTGCTTAAATCTATAAATTATCTCTCATGGATTCAGAATTCTTTATTAACTCCTAATTATCACTTTTTATTGATTAAAATTCTATCTAAATCAATGCTTTTAAAAATGTTGCTCTTAATGGAGCAGCTTACGATTTTGTTTAAAGGTTTTTGATGATGGAACTTTAAATGATGAGTTTGATGGATTTAAAGTTTAGAGGAGATATCATGATGCATCTTACTCAAATAATTTTTATATTATTTTACAGGCTTCAGCAGCTATAAAAATGACATAACACTTTGCTTCTTGGAAAGTTAAAGTTGATATAGATTTTGATATCAAGCCAGTAATGACTTATGAAGAAAAAATTGTTCAGCAAAAAATTAGTTAGCTCATTAATAGCATATGAGCAGAAAATGGGATTAGCAGGTTAAATTTTTAATCTCCATTTTGTTAATTTAATTAACTTTGCATCTTTCAAGGTAAAATTTCTATGGTGTTTCTTTGGAAGAGTTTCACCAAGAGGGGTCAATTTCTGACCCCTTCTTCACTAAGATATTTTTAAAAATATTCTTGTAAGTGCCTTCTCTTG
Coding sequences within it:
- a CDS encoding DUF3804 family protein, with product MTDKEKIISLLNELATPEEMGSFFVKNATSDFLLIRPSGNPIDAAGFEKMMTSGDVIQDKTEITKIHRFEFLSANIVMCIFTLGSKFSYKGKPNDDLPTVTSIFKKVDNIWKIHWMQRSTGDSDLSLWD
- a CDS encoding DoxX family protein, with the translated sequence MKNIFFRNKGIKSVLDFLSRLAISAIFISAIPGKINGFNKTVEYISSKGIPDPISSILLVGAIICLILGSGFFIFGENQKIGSVFLLLFIIPTTIIFHVFPFHQRAVFINLGLIGGLVITALREPK